In one window of Candidatus Neomarinimicrobiota bacterium DNA:
- a CDS encoding geranylgeranylglyceryl/heptaprenylglyceryl phosphate synthase produces the protein MSVFQTLLGQLDNQSANHLVLIDPDRKNDGRIDGLVASVNESGADAILVGGSLIMDGGFQDRVMAIKTAAKVPVILFPGSATQLSKHADAVLFMSLLSGRNPQYLIGEQVQAAPLLKNLGLEVIPTGYLLMAGGEPTAVEFMSNSQPLPAKKPDIALAHALAAQYLGMALVYLEAGSGAATAVPDEIIRRLAAEVEIPLAVGGGIRTPEEAAAKVKAGARFIVTGSIFESDSGPDTMANIATAVHEA, from the coding sequence GTGAGCGTATTTCAGACGCTTCTGGGGCAGCTCGACAACCAGTCGGCCAACCACCTGGTGCTTATCGACCCTGACCGGAAAAACGACGGACGGATTGACGGCCTGGTGGCGAGCGTCAACGAGTCCGGCGCCGATGCCATCCTGGTGGGCGGCAGCCTGATCATGGACGGAGGGTTTCAGGACCGTGTGATGGCCATCAAGACCGCGGCCAAGGTACCGGTGATCCTCTTTCCCGGCTCGGCCACGCAACTTTCCAAACACGCGGATGCCGTGCTGTTCATGTCCCTGCTCAGCGGGCGGAATCCCCAGTATCTGATTGGCGAGCAGGTGCAGGCCGCACCTTTGCTTAAGAACCTTGGCCTGGAGGTGATCCCCACCGGCTATCTGCTTATGGCGGGGGGCGAGCCCACGGCGGTGGAGTTCATGAGCAACAGTCAGCCCCTGCCGGCCAAAAAGCCCGACATTGCCCTGGCCCACGCCCTGGCGGCCCAGTATCTGGGCATGGCGCTGGTCTACCTTGAGGCGGGCAGCGGTGCGGCGACAGCGGTGCCCGATGAGATTATCCGTCGCCTGGCAGCCGAGGTGGAGATTCCTCTGGCGGTGGGGGGCGGCATTCGCACCCCCGAGGAGGCCGCCGCCAAGGTCAAGGCCGGTGCCCGTTTTATTGTCACGGGATCCATATTTGAGTCGGACTCAGGCCCCGACACCATGGCCAACATTGCCACCGCCGTGCATGAGGCCTAG